One region of Labrus mixtus chromosome 1, fLabMix1.1, whole genome shotgun sequence genomic DNA includes:
- the ap1s2 gene encoding AP-1 complex subunit sigma-2: MQFMLLFSRQGKLRLQKWYVPLSDKERKKISRDLVQTILARKPKMCSFLEWRDLKIVYKRYASLYFCCAVEDQDNELITLEIIHRYVELLDKYFGSVCELDIIFNFEKAYFILDEFLLGGEAQETSKKNVLKAIEQADLLQEEAEAPRSVLEEIGLT; this comes from the exons ATGCAGTTCATGCTGCTGTTCAGCCGGCAGGGAAAGCTGCGGTTGCAGAAATGGTATGTGCCTCTGTctgacaaagagaggaagaagatcTCCAGAGACTTGGTCCAGACGATACTGGCCAGGAAGCCCAAGATGTGCAGCTTCTTGGAGTGGAGGGACCTCAAGATCGTGTACAAAAG ATATGCGAGCCTGTATTTCTGCTGTGCAGTCGAGGATCAGGATAATGAGCTGATCACCCTGGAGATCATCCACAGATATGTGGAGCTGCTGGACAAATATTTTGGCAGT GTGTGTGAACTGGATATTATCTTCAACTTTGAGAAGGCCTATTTTATCCTGGACGAGTTTCTGCTCGGCGGAGAGGCCCAGGAGACGTCCAAGAAGAACGTGCTGAAAGCCATCGAGCAAGCTGACCTGCTGCAGGAG